In Melopsittacus undulatus isolate bMelUnd1 chromosome 6, bMelUnd1.mat.Z, whole genome shotgun sequence, the following proteins share a genomic window:
- the SRSF11 gene encoding serine/arginine-rich splicing factor 11 isoform X4 produces the protein MSTVDPKLNHVAAGLVSPSLKSDTSSKEIEEAMKRVREAQSLISAAIEPDKKDEKRRHSRSRSRSRRRRTPSSSRHRRSRSRSRRRSHSKSRSRRRSKSPRRRRSHSRERSRRSRSTSKTRDKKKEEKEKKRSKTPPKSYSTTRRSRSTSRERRRRRSRSGTRSPKKPRSPKRKMSRSPSPRRHKKEKKKDKDKERSRDERERSTSKKKKSKDKEKDRERKSESDKDVKQVTRDYDEEEQGYDSEKEKKEDKKMSESSSPKTKESTADKGSGDAARESKVNGDDHHEEDMDMSD, from the exons ATGAGCACAGTGGATCCAAA gtTGAACCATGTAGCTGCAGGTCTTGTTTCCCCAAGTCTGAAATCAGATACCTCcagtaaagaaatagaagaagCGATGAAAAGAGTACGAGAAGCACAGTCATTAATTTCTGCTGCTATTGAGCCAG ACAAAAAAGACGAAAAACGAAGGCATTCAAGATCGAGGTCACGCTCACGGAGGAGGAGGACACCTTCTTCATCCAGACACAG ACGGTCAAGAAGCAGATCAAGGAGAAGATCTCATTCAAAATCAAGAAGCAGGAGGCGGTCTAAAAGTCCAAGGCGAAGAAGATCTCATTCCAGAGAGAGAAGCAGGAGGTCCAGGAGCACATCCAAAACCAG ggataaaaagaaggaagagaaagaaaagaaacgtTCTAAAACTCCCCCCAAAAGCTACAGCACAACCAGACGGTCAAGAAGCACAAGCAG agaaagacgACGTAGAAGAAGCCGGAGTGGAACACGGTCACCTAAAAAACCCAGATCTCCTAAGAGGAAAATGTCCCGGTCCCCATCTCCAAGAAG acataaaaaggaaaagaagaaggataAAGACAAGGAGAGAAGTAGAGACGAGAGGGAGCGCTCCaccagcaagaagaaaaagagcaaagacaAAGAGAAGGATCGAGAACGGAAATCTGAGAGTGACAAAGATGTGAAA CAGGTCACAAGGGATTACGATGAAGAAGAACAAGGATACGACAGtgagaaggagaagaaggaagacaagaaaatgTCAGAGTCTTCCTCCCCTAAAACAAAGGAGTCTACTGCTGATAAAGGAAGTGGCGATGCGGCAAGGGAATCCAAAGTGAATGGGGATGATCACCACGAGGAAGACATGGACATGAGTGACTGA